Proteins from a single region of Anthonomus grandis grandis chromosome 10, icAntGran1.3, whole genome shotgun sequence:
- the LOC126741440 gene encoding myosin-11-like has translation MDTPGISLFQGADIQLSNSKNVEEEEDLEDQLRRKEELQNLLQANLDDFKYEDSTINSSPNLSLISNDNLASSLYKDHFQPNDQLKALFEIRCRELQDVREEFEKYRTDTSKELETQKRQNLLLESELSRFKISLKNSEVLLAEKVDVINNLNKNLAEKNANIAQLEAHLKNLEIELMAHKSEIDQLNLKLHSQNGPFNLNAKYNSEELRQSLQVKIEKLEQILDERTKQYELLKSENSLLKDDIERLSLEKLSLEQDNQLLLRSMDDAQQQCRDLIGVIEVLKKENDHFKGRLRELEQNLKTDGFIGSPNEKLKKMLVDKSVELDSLTAKLKHYESDMKELIEYRQLKTDIYKKDFQKCNNQVHTKDLLVMQNELQNYRRTIEDKNQQILILNSNNKDLKEKIEEMLLQTRNDIQNISAKYNMPQLESMQRELEKAEYTQKMLNKKLEESEQRRLSLLQKLENEDKNKKTETSDDIEKYRKNLKTLSDKLRRERDQNREIFEKMKEQEDEILSLRSELEDLNSNKQKSTCLDPETSQIKSEYQTLKNQLKSVMEHLEKSNIKNSRKELPEAVREITEQFDALLVKLNSENLEKGIIEEQVQCWKKMLLEVDYKDSDEALKSQYKEAIAKLHKSQQKLTELEENLQDLKNSLTISEGEKCSINVELKECAAQLQKSETERKRLEKEIENLNNILRTQEDQLNELRKTERTERGDGDCKIEKVASIGFQKDIQELTMRLQNKDKEYNILLKTMKNLEQEQSETLTRLEALKQEIEKLTQENSKLAEELKDRKNHINNLKSSKNAEMENEFKNQLEEEIVKTELKIRDDLQLEYQKRIADIEKRYQKTFKEVTEVCKTQKVELEQQEKKFREYLKTVLTECENCTTKLENEKLELENQLQVMQSGFEKYKLAVTNQEQKYVNVLKKMETETKKNNEAWKLWSEKVVCSCLDIEATNKKVRDRVLSSMDRYDQEVESIQRVADAKMKKKSSKEKS, from the exons ATGGATACTCCGGGAATAAGTTTATTTCAAGGGGCTGACATTCAGTTGAGCAACTCGAAAAACGTGGAGGAAGAGGAAGACCTGGAAGATCAGTTGCGCAGAAAAGAGGAG CTTCAAAATTTGCTGCAAGCAAATCTAGATGACTTTAAATACGAGGATAGCACTATAAATTCGTCTCCAAATTTGTCATTAATCAGTAATGATAATTTGGCATCTTCTCTATATAAGGACCATTTTCAACCCAATGATCAACTTAAGGCACTGTTCGAAATAAG aTGTAGAGAGCTACAAGATGTAAGagaagaatttgaaaaatacAGGACTGATACGTCAAAGGAACTAGAGACACAAAAGAGACAAAATCTGTTGCTTGAATCCGAACTTTCACGATTTAAAATCAGCTTGAAGAACTCTGAAGTGTTACTTG cTGAGAAAGTTGATGTGATAAACAATCTAAACAAAAATTTGGcagaaaaaaatgcaaacattGCACAATTAGAagcccatttaaaaaat TTGGAAATAGAATTAATGGCCCACAAATCTGAAATTGACCagttaaacttaaaattgcATTCTCAAAACGGTCCATTTAACTTGAATGCAAAATACAATTCAGAAGAACTACGACAGTCTTTACAAGTGAAAATTGAGAAGCTTGAACAGATTCTGGACGAGAGGACAAAACAATATGAActatta aaatccGAAAATAGTTTGTTAAAAGATGACATTGAAAGATTGTCATTGGAAAAACTTTCTTTAGAGCAAGATAATCAGTTACTCTTAAGATCCATGGATGATGCACAACAACAATGTAGGGACTTGATAGGTGTCATAgaagttttgaaaaaagaaaatgatcattttaaag gaaGATTAAGGGAGCtagaacaaaatttaaagactGATGGTTTCATAGGCAGTCCAAATGAGAAgctaaaaaaaatgcttgttgATAAATCAGTAGAGTTAGACAGTTTAACAGCAAAACTTAA gcACTATGAATCTGACATGAAAGAGCTTATTGAATATAGACAGCTTAAAACggatatttataaaaaggaCTTTCAAAAGTGCA aTAACCAAGTACATACCAAGGATCTGTTAGTAATGCAAAATGAGCTTCAGAACTATAGGCGAACAATAGAAGATAAAAATCAGCAAATTCTTATCCTAAATTCTAATAATAAGGATCTCaaggaaaaaattgaagaaatgcTTTTGCAAACTCGGAAtgatattcaaaatatttctgCAAAATACAATATGCCTCAATTAGAGAGTATGCAAAGGGAGCTGGAAAAAGCTGAATATACTcagaaaatgttaaataaaaaattggag GAATCTGAACAGCGTCGCTTGAGCTTGCTTCAAAAACTAGAAAatgaagataaaaataaaaaaactgaaacgTCAGACGACatagaaaaatatagaaagaacCTAAAGACTCTCAGTGATAAGCTGAGGAGAGAACGAGATCAAAATAGGGAGATCTTTGAGAAAATGAAAGAACAGGAAGATGAA atattatcaCTAAGAAGCGAACTAGAAGACTTAAAcagcaataaacaaaaaagcacTTGTTTAGATCCAGAGACTAGCCAAATTAAATCTGAATACcaaacgttaaaaaatcaattaaaaagcGTTATGGAGCATTtggaaaaaagtaatattaaaaatagccgTAAAGAGCTCCCAGAAGCAGTAAGAGAGATCACAGAACAATTTGATGcacttttagtaaaattaaactCTGAAAACTTGGAGAAGGGCATTATAGAGGAGCAGGTACAGTGCTGGAAAAAAATGTTACTGGAGGTAGATTATAAAG ATTCTGATGAAGCCTTGAAATCTCAATATAAAGAAGCTATCGCAAAATTACACAAATCCCAACAGAAACTGACAGAGTTAGAAGAAAACTTGCAAGatcttaaaaattctttaaccaTATCAGAGGGTGAAAAATGTAGCATCAATGTTGAGCTGAAGGAGTGCGCTGCTCAATTGCAGAAATCTGAAACTGAAAGGAAAAGATTAGAAAAGGAAATTGagaacttaaataatattttgagaacTCAAGAAGATCAACTCAATGAGTTAAGGAAAACGGAAAGGACAGAAAGGGGTGATGGAGACTGCAAaattgaaaaag ttgCGAGCATTGGgtttcaaaaagatattcaaGAGTTAACCATGAGACTCCAAAATAAGGACAAGGAATATAATATCCTACTTAAAACAATGAAGAATCTAGAACAGGAACAAAGTGAAACCTTAACACGATTAGAAGCATTAAAGCAGGAAATTGAAAAACTTACccaagaaaattctaaattagcTGAAGAACTTAAAGATAGGAAAAACCATATTAACAACTTAAAGAGCTCAAAAAATGCGGAAATGGAAAATG aatttaagaATCAACTTGAAGAAGAAATTGTAAAAACCGAATTAAAAATTCGTGACGACTTGCAACTTGAGTATCAAAAGCGAATTGCAGATATTGAAAAAAGGTATCAGAAAACATTCAAAGAAGTTACAGAGGTATGCAAAACTCAGAAAGTTGAATTGGAACAGCAGGAGAAAAA GTTTCGAGAGTACCTTAAAACGGTTTTAACTGAATGCGAAAACTGCACGACAAAACTGGAAAATGAAAAACTGGAGTTAGAAAATCAGTTACAAGTAATGCAAAGtggctttgaaaaatataagtTAGCGGTGACCAATCAGgaacaaaaatatgttaatgtattaaagaaaatggaGACGGAGACAAAA aaaaataatgaaGCTTGGAAATTATGGTCTGAAAAAGTAGTCTGTAGCTGTCTAGATATAGAAGCAACAAACAAAAAGGTTAGAGACAGAGTCTTGTCAAGCATGGATCGATATGACCAAGAG gtTGAATCAATTCAAAGAGTTGCTGACgccaaaatgaagaaaaaaagtagtaaagaaaaaagttaa
- the LOC126741392 gene encoding ionotropic receptor 93a-like, translated as MLKSTMFLKSILLCLFFGNIYGAESSYESDVLKMLIDFIKYYQYSQKIFTYTCWGKDKEMNLLPREYLHARLDLILQNKLDLRNSFIFIDISCLNSHDIMNKIRQDFTLFTPTQHWMLLNVNNTLIEAFHFPINSNIFFAEDNFNSFKIKAVYQPSKKSSIIQTTIGKWSKIRGYRELYNILKEKSIRNLMREKVKISYVVKDINTVAHLDDFQYEILTDTMTKLNYALFQHLMNIINATKSEEFRGDFKKLENNIGMIDDLKSGEFDIGGTPIELYSKNIDEFSVLAKTAVVERKFIFRTTPHSYISNVFTLPFDSYVWYCCFGLIAIIFCVTYIVVYWEWKDPVFKKYITPRLCLRPHPVDIFLMTVGSAAQQGFETEPRSNSGRVAFIFTLISLMFLYTSFSASIVALLQSTTESLNSLDTLFESRMPIGFKDNISMEYFEKLKYENKSSDFISKLKKPVFLSVEQGIQIVQKEFFAFYADTAETYKYIKDWFSETEKCSLREITFKNTYLDYWLFMKKNSDYRDLVRTGMHKIQETGIRNREFKRLFTAKPRCDNVEGNFESVGLRDSYGAFLVMAFGVIISILLALLEGLWKKYNANINIRQVADLQLKYFRN; from the exons atgcTGAAAAGCACGATGTTTCTTAAATCGATTCTTTTAtgtctattttttggaaatatatatGGAGCAGAAAGCAGTTATGagtctgatgttttaaaaatgcttatagattttattaaatattatcaatattctcaaaaaatatttacttatacaTGTTGGGGAAAAG ataaagagATGAACTTGCTACCAAGAGAGTATCTTCATGCCAGATTAGATTTGATATTACAAAACAAATTAGACCTAAGGAATAGTTTTATATTCATAGATATATCTTGCCTGAATTCGCATGATATTATGAACAAA aTTCGTCAAGATTTCACACTATTTACGCCGACGCAGCACTGGATGCTTTTAAACGTTAATAATACTCTAATTGAGGCATTTCATTTTCCTATAAACAGCAATATATTCTTCGCTGAggataattttaatagttttaaaattaaggcCGTCTACCAGCCATCTAAGAAATCTTCAATAATTCAAACCACCATCGGAAAATGGTCAAAGATTCGAGGCTACAGGgagttatataatatattaaaagaaaagagCATCAGAAACTTAATGCgggaaaaagttaaaatatcataTGTGGTTAAAGATATTAATACTGTTGCTCATTTGGATGATTTTCA ATATGAGATTCTTACTGATACTATGACAAAACTAAACTATGCCTTATTTCAACACCTGATGAATATTATAAATGCTACCAAATCAGAAGAATTCAGAGGCGATTTTAAGAAACTAGAAAATAATATAGGGATGATTGATGATCTAAAGAGTGGCGAATTTGACATTGGAG gtacaCCAATAGAGctgtattcaaaaaatatagacgAATTTAGCGTACTAGCTAAAACCGCTGTGGTCGaaagaaaattcatatttagaacCACACCTCACTCTTATATAAGCAATGTATTTACACTGCCTTTTGACAGTTACGTATGGTACTGCTGCTTCGGACTGATTGCTATCATCTTTTGTGTCACTTATATCGTAGTTTATTGGGAATGGAAGGATCcggttttcaaaaaatatattactccaAGATTATGTTTAAG GCCTCATCCAGTGGATATATTCTTAATGACAGTGGGATCTGCAGCTCAGCAAGGTTTTGAGACCGAACCAAGAAGCAATTCGGGAAGGGTGGCATTCATATTTACCTTAATTTCACTTATGTTTTTGTATACGTCATTTTCAGCAAGCATTGTGGCCCTGTTGCAATCTACTACAGAAAGCCTAAATAGTCTCGATACCTTATTTGAATCTAGAATGCCTATAGGATTTAAGGATAATATATCCATGGAatattttgag aaattgAAATATGAAAACAAATCCAGTGACTTTATTAGTAAGCTGAAAAAGCCAGTTTTTTTATCGGTCGAGCAAGGAATACAGATAGTGCAAAAggaattttttgctttttatgctGATACTGCTGAAACGTATAAGTATATAAAAGATTGGTTTTCAGAGACTGAAAAATGTAGTTTGAGGGAAATCACATTCAAAAACACTTACCTTGATTATTGGCTGTTTATGAAGAAAAATTCTGATTACAGAGATTTAGTGCGTACGgg gatgCACAAAATTCAGGAAACAGGAATTCGTAACAGAGAATTTAAGAGATTATTTACTGCAAAGCCCAGATGTGATAATGTAGAAGGAAATTTTGAAAGTGTTGGCTTAAGAGATAGTTATGGAGCGTTTTTgg ttaTGGCATTTGGAGTCATAATTAGCATTTTGCTCGCCTTACTGGAAGGTTTATGGAAGAAATACAAtgctaatattaatataagacAAGTTGCTGATCTTCaactgaaatattttagaaattag